A region of the Arsenicicoccus dermatophilus genome:
CGAGGGTGAGGAGGAGACCGCGAGCCACATCGAGGAGTGGGTCGCCGCCAACCCCGAGATGGTCAGGAGCGACGCCTTCATCATCTGCGACTCCGGCCCCGCCAAGGTCGGCGTGCCCTCCATCACCACGGGCCTGCGCGGCGACGTCGCCACCACCGTCACCCTCACCACGCTCGACAACGCCGTCCACTCCGGCCTGTTCGGCGGCGCTGCCCCCGATGCCCTGGTCGGCATGATCCAGCTGCTGTCGACGATGCACGACACGGACGGCAACACGATCATCGAGGGCCTGCACTCCTTCGAGTGGCAGGGCGCCGAGGTGTCCGAGGCCGACCTCGCCGCCTCCGCCGGCGTCAAGGAGGGCATCGGCCTGCAGGGCACCGGGCCGGTCGCCTCCCGCCTGTGGTCGCGTCCCTCCGCCACCGTCATCGGCCTGGACATGGTCCCGGTCGACCAGTGCTCCAACGCCCTCGTCCCCTCCGTGCGCGCCCGCATCTCCGTGCGCATCGCCCCCGGCGCCGACATGCAGCACGAGCTCGACGTCGTCAAGGAGCACCTGCGCAAGCACGCGCCCTACGGCGCCACCCTGGAGTTCAGCGACGACAAGATGGGTTCGCCCTTCCAGGGCGACTCCTCGGGCCCGATCACGGCCACCGCGCTCAAGGCCCTCGAGGAGGTCTACGGCACCGCCTCCGCCCAGGTCGGTTCCGGCGGGTCCATCCCGCTGGTCACCGAGCTGCTGCACGCCTCCCCCGGCTCCGAGGCCATCCTGTGGGGCCCCGAGGACGAGGAGAAGGCCAAGATCCACGGCCCCGACGAGTCCGTCGACCCCGCCGAGATCGAGCGCATCATGCTCACCCAGATCCGATTCCTGACCGAGATGGGCAACCGCGCCTGAGGCGTGGTCGACCCGCCTGTCGGCATACACCCGACGCATGCCCCCGGCCCGTTAAGGTCGGGGGCATGCGTCTGCCCCTGTTCCTGCTGCTCGACCTGGTCCTCGTCGTGGTCTTCTCGGCGCTGGGGCGTCGCTCGCACGCCGAGGCGGTCTCCCTCGCCGGTCTGCTCACGACGGCCTGGCCCTTCCTGGTGGGGGTGCTCGTGGGCTGGGCCGGGGTCCTGGCCTCCCGGCTGCCCGCGACCTCGCTGCGCGGCGGCCTGCCGATCTGGCTGACCACGGTCGTCGTGGGGATGCTGCTGCGCGTGCTCACCGGGGCCGGGACGGCATTCGCCTTCGTCCTGGTCGCATTCACCGTCCTCGCGATCTTCCTGCTGCTGCCCCGCCTCATCGCCCAGCGCAGCCACCACCACCCGCCGGTCCCGCCCCACCCGCACCACTGAATCCGCTTGGCACGTCGAGATTCTCGCCCCTCGGGCCGTAGCCTCCGATCGGCCTCGGGGGCCGGGGGACACATGCGACGCCACGCTGCCGGCACGGTGCTGACCACGGCGGCCGCGCTCGTCCTGCTGGGGGCCTCGTGCACCAGCCACCTGCGCCGCGCCCAGCACCAGGACCGTCGGCAGTCCGGACGCGAGCGGGTGGCCCGCGGGCAGCGGTCCGGGCCAGGCGGCCCCCACCTTCGCCGGGTGGCAGGTGCGATCGCCGGAGACCCGTCGCGTGGCGGTCACGAGCGCGGCGGCCCGTGCCAGGGACCTGACCCGCAGCCCGCCGGCCAAGGCTTCCTTCCGGCCGGGCTCCTCAGCTGCGGACCAGGCTGCGCAGCTCGGCGATCCGCTCCCCGCGTCGACCCGAGATGCGGGCCCAGTCGTCGGGATTCGTGGTGTTGGGCAGGTCCTCGTTCTCGCGCAGCTCGTCGTCGTACGCCGCCAGGAGATGCTCCAGGCGCAGCCCCCGCTCCCCGGTGGCCAGCAGCGCCTTGATGGCCGCGGTCTTGGCGCGGGCCACGACGTTCTGGATGATGGCACCGCTGACGAAGTCGCTGAAGTACAGCACCTCGCGCGTCCCCGAGACGTAGGTCGCCTCGAGATAGCGGTTGGCCTCGGTCCGGGCGAACATCCGCTCCAGCACGGCGTCGATCAGGTCGGCCACGGTCTCGGCGGGGTCCCCGTCGTGCTCGGCGAGCTCGTCGGCGTGCAGGGGCACGTCGGTGGTGAGGTACTTCGCCAGGATCTCGCGGGCACCGCGCTCGTCGGGCCGCTCGATCTTGATCTTCACGTCCAGGCGCCCAGGACGCAGGATCGCGGGGTCGATCATGTCCTCGCGGTTGGAGGCGCCGATCACGACGACGTTGTCGAGCCGCTCCACGCCGTCGATCTCGGCGAGCAGCTGCGGCACGATGGTGGTCTCCACGTCGGAGGAGACGCCCGACCCGCGGGTGCGGAAGAGCGAGTCCATCTCGTCGAAGAACACCACCACCGGAGTCCCCTCGCCGGCCTTCTCCCGGGCCCGCTCGAAGATCAGCCGGATGTGCCGCTCGGTCTCGCCGACATACTTGTTGAGCAGCTCGGGGCCCTTGATGTTGAGGAAGTAGCTCTTGGGGGTCTCCCCGTCTCGCTCCCCCGGGGCTGCGCCGTCGCGGGCGGCCACCTGGCGGGCCAGGGAGGCCGCGACGGCCTTGGCGATGAGCGTCTTGCCGCATCCGGGCGGGCCGTAGAGCAGCACGCCCTTCGGCGGCTTGAGCTGGTGCTCGCGATAGAGCTCGGGGTGCAGGAAGGGCATCTCGACGGCGTCGCGGATCTGCTGGATCTGCGGCTCCAGTCCGCCGATGTCGGCGTAGGAGATGTCGGGGACCTCCTCCAGCAGCAGCTCGGAGACCTCGGCGTGCGGGACCACCTCGGTGACGAACCCGCTGCGGCCGTCGAGCAGGACGGCGTCGCCCGGCCGCAGCCGGACCTCGGCGAGGGACCCGGCGACCCGGGCCACCCGCTCCTCGTCGTTGCGCAGCAGCACCACGACCCGGTGCTCGCCGAGCCGCTCCTTGACCAGGACCACCTCGCCGGCGTCCTCGTAGTCCGCGAGTCCCACGACGACCAGCGCCTCGTTGAGCCGCACCTCGCGGCCCGGTGCCAGCGCGGCGAAGGGCAGCTCGCCGGAGACCGCGACCCGCATCTTGCGGCCGCCGGTCTGCAGGTCCACGCTGCGGTCGTCGGGATGGGTGCGCAGCACCACGCCGTACGTCGACGGCGGAGCCGCGATCCGGTCGATCTCCTCGCGCAGCCCGGTGATCTGGTCGCGAGCCGCCTTGAGGGTGGCGGTGAGCCGGTCGTTGGCCTGGCCGAGCGCGCCGTTGGCGGTCCGCAGGGCCGACAGCTGGGTGGTCAGCTCCCGGATGCGGGCGGCGTGCTGCTCGCCGGTCGGGTCATAGCTCATCGCGCGGCTCCCGCCCCTGGTCGTCCTGCGGGTCGGGTATGACGCGGCCGTGCTCGTCGCGCGGCTTCGGGGCCATGTCCGGCGGCGGTGCCTCGCCGGTGACCGAGCGCCGGACCCGTCGCAGCCGCTTGTCGCTGACGACCCGCTCGCCGACCTCCTCGGGGGTCCACTCGTGGTCCCGCTCGACGCCGAAGGGCTGCTCGTCGGGGTCCTCCGGGCCCTTGGCCGGGCGCCGCTTGCGCAGCGGCGCGGTGATGCCGGGCGCGAGTCGGCGCGTGGTGATCAGGAAGCCGGTGTGCCCGTGCATCCGATGCACCGGGCGGACGGCGAGTCCCTCGAGGTGCCAGTCCCGCTCGATCGTCTCCCAGGCGTGCGGCTCGGTGAAGCCGCCGTGCTCCTTGCAGCCCTCGGCGACGCGCGACAGCTGGGTGGCGGTGGCGACGTAGCAGATCAGCAGCCCGCCCGGGGCGAGCGCGTCGGCGACGGCCTCCAGGCACTCCCAAGGGGCGAGCATGTCCAGGACCACGCGGTCCACGGTCCCGGCCGCGCAGGTCTGCGGGAGCATGTCGACCAGGTCGCCGACGGTGACGGTCCATGCCGGGTGGTCGCCGCCGAAGAACTGCCGGGCGTTGCCCCGGGCGATCTCCGCGAAGTCCGGCCGTCGCTCGAAGGAGTGCAGCCGGCCGTGCTCCCCGACGGCGCGCAGCAGGGACATCGACAGCGCCCCGGAGCCGACGCCGGCCTCGACGACGGTGGCGCCGGGGAAGATGTCGGCATACTGCACGATCTGCCCGGCGTCCTTGGGATAGACGACGGCGGCGCCGCGCGGCATCGACATGACGTAGTCCGACAGCAGTGGCCGCAGCGCCAGGAACTCCTCGCCCACGGTGTTCTTGACGGTCGACCCGTCGGGCAGCCCGATCAGCCCGTCGTGCCAGATGCGGCCGCGGTGGGTGTCGAAGGCCGCGCCCTCCTCGAGGGTGATGGTGTGCCTGCGGCCGCGGGCGTCGGTGAGCTGGACCCGCTCGCCCGTCCGGAAGGGGCCGCGTCGGCCGGCGGCGCCGGTGACCTCGGGGGCGTCGACGGCAGGGGGCGCGGGGGCGGGTATGGCGGTGGGGTGCTCGGTCATGGTGGGGCCAGTCTAGTGACGCAGACGTCAGCCCCGGCGGGGTGTCTGAGGACCACCTGCCGGGGCCGACGTCGGGGGCCGGGACCGGTCAGGTCACAGGCCGGCGTTCTGACGGATCCAGTCGCGGTTGCGCGCGACGCTGCCGGCGTAGCCGATGTTGAGCTTCGGCTCGACGGTGGAGACGACGCCGATCTGGCGCCCCTCCTTGTCGGTCACGGGAGCGCCGGAGTCGCCGGGACGCCACATGGCTCCGCCGGGGCCGGCCTTGGTCGTGACGGCCGGTCCGCCCCGGTAGTCGTTGCCGGAGAGCCCGGAGACGACCAGATCACCCTCGTTGAGGATGGAGTTCTTCTGCCGGTTGGCGTCGTCGGTGGTGTAGCCGAAGCCGCGGACCAGGGCAGGGTCACCGATGGCCGGGTCCTTGTCCACCAGCGGGATGGGCGTCTCCTGGATGAAAGGCTTCCAGGCGAGCTTGAACAGCACCATGTCGTTCTTGGCGGGGGCGGCCACGATCGGGACCCGGTAGCCCGGGGTCTTCGCGTTGAGCGCGCCGATCTTGACGTTGTACATCCTCAGGTCGGTGGAGAAGCTCGTGCAGTGCGCCGCGGTCAGCGCCCACTCGGTGGAGATGAGGGAGCCGGTGCAGACCAGACCGCCCTTGTACTCGATCGCCAGGGTGCCCTTGGTGGCGGTGGCGGCGCGGCCGTTGATGATCCCCTGGTCGGTCGGGGTCGCGGCCCGGCTGCTCAGCACCTCGAGGCTCTTGGTGCCGGACAGGGTGACCGGGGCGGCGGTGGGAGCCGTGGTCGGCGCAGGCCGGGTGGGTCGTGCGGTCGGGGTGGGCGGGGCCCAGGTCGGGTGGGTCGTCGGGCGTGCGGTGGGCGCGGTGGTGGGGGCCGTCGTGGGCCGGGGCCGGGTGGGTCGTGCGGTCGGGGTGGGCGGGGCCCAGGTCGGGTGGGCCGTCGGGCGTGCGGTGGGCGCGGAGGTCGGGGCCGTCGTGGGCGCCGTGGTGGGGGCCGTGGTCGGCGCCGTGGTGGGGGCCGTCGTGGGCGCCGTGGTCGGCGCCGTGGTGGGGGCCGGGGTAGGGGCGTTCTTGGAGCCGGGCAGTGCACAGCCAGGGGCGCTCAGGTCGAGTGCGCCGGTGGCTGCCACGCACGCCGCGAGCGGAGCGACCTGCTGGGCGTAGGTACGGCCCTTGTCGACGGTCTTGGTGCCGGAGGCGTCGACCTCGCAGGGATTGTTGAGCGTGCACATCTGACCGTCGTCGTTGCCGGTGTTGAACACGCCGACCACGTCACCCTTGGTGGCGTCCACCAGCGGGCTGCCCGACATGCCGTGGTAGCCCTGGCAGGAGGTGCCCAGGCGGATCGAGTCGGTCCAGCGCCAGCGGCCCTCCTCCATCCCAGGGACGAAGCCCTCGACCTTGCAGCCGAAGCTGTGCTTCCAGTACCCGGAGGGGACGACGACGTCGGTGCCGTCGGTGATCTTGGCCGGGCGGACGGCGAGAGCGGCGACGCCGTAGTCGCTCTTGATCTGGGCATAGGTCTTCGTGGCCCGCAGCAGGGCGACGTCGGTGGTCGTGGTGGTCGAGTAGACCAGCCGGTCGAGCGTCAGGGTCCCCTTCTCGGTGGCCTGGGGGCCGGCCAGCACGGTGGCGTCGACCTTGACAGCCTTGTCGACGTGGGCCGAGCCGGGGCTCGGGTCACCGCCGGCCTCGGAGGGGGTGCAGTGACCGTTGGTCAGGACGAGCGCCTGCGCCGTGTCGGGGGTGCCGGGGAACCGGACGATGGAGCCCGAGCAACCACCGATGTCGACGAGCGCGTCGTAGCTGACCTCCTGGGCGGTGGTCGCCACGGTGGGCGTGAGGCCCTCGACCGGTCCGGCCGGGACGGCGGCGGCCAGGGGCATCCCGAGGCCGAAGGCGAGCGCCGTAGCAGCGCCGAGGGTGGGGACGCGCGGGGGGATGCGTCGCATGGTGGAGTCTCCTTGAGCCAGGCTGGTGAGTGGACCCGCGGGGTGGACGGACCCGCTGTCACCCTAGGAGCGCAATCGTGGCTGGACAACGGGCATTAGCCCGTGTGCGGAGAAAGCGGCACGATCCGTGACGGACAGGTATCAGGTGAGGTCACGGTACTGGTGCTTCGGCGCCTCTTCGCCTGAATCTTGATCACCCTGCGCCTCCGTGACCTGCCGAGATCCGTGCCCGGGACGAGCAGCTGTCCTGGCTCGACCTCAGGTGGCACCCAGGGAGCCCCGGAGGGGGACGCTCCCGTCGCCAGGTGCCGCGCGCCCCGGATCAGGCGGTGGCTGCCTGCTCGATCTCGTGAGCGTCCAGCAGGGCCAGCCGCCCTCCTGGGCCGCGCAGCAGCACCACCGCCGCGCCCGTGCGCGCCATCTGTTCGAGCACCTCGGTGGCGCCCACGCCCGGGCGGTGCTCCATCACCCAGCCCGACGGCTGAATGGCGGCCACGGCGGTGAGTGGGGTGACGGCGTGCCGGTCCGGGGGGACGCCGGGCAGCGTGCGCGGGTCCACGACGGCGACGGGGGTTCCCGTGGCGTCGTGGAGCGCCACGGCTTGGGCTCCCTGCGCGAAGGCGGCGATCGCCTCCGACACGGGTGCGTCCGCGGGCAGCAGGGCCGCGGGGTGGGCGAGCGCGTCCAGGCTCACCCGGTCCACCAGGCCGCGGACCCCGGCAGCATGGATCGCCGAGCTCGCGCCCTGCCACAGGAAGCCCCCGAGCAGGGCGCTCCACAGCACGCCCACGAGGTCCAGGTCCTGTCCGTCCAGCAGCGGTACGACGAGGAACCACGCCAGCGACGCCACTGCCAGGACCCGCCCGCACCAGCCGGCGACCCGCAGCCCGGTGGTGCGGTTGCCGGTGATCCGCCATACGAGCGCGTCGAGCACGAAACCGCCGTCGAGCGGGAGGCCGGGCAGGAGGTTGAAGATCGCCACGAAGGCGTTGGCGTAGAACACCGAGCCGACCAGGAGCCGCAGGACGCCGGGGTCGAGCACCCCCATGAGCCACCAGGCGACGACGGCGAGGAGCAGGTTGGCGAACGGACCGGCGAGGGCGACGAGGGCGCTGCGGGCAGGGGTGTTGGCCTCGGCCTGGTAGGTCGTGTGGCCGCCCATGAGGTCCGCGACGATGGCGTGGACCCGGTGGCCGAAGGCCTGGGCGGTGAGGGCGTGTCCGGCCTCGTGCGCCAGGACGGACACGAGGAGCATCAGGGCGTAGGCGAGCGCGAGCAGGTAGGACCCGGCGCCCAGCTCGGGGTAGCGCGGGCCCCAGGTGGCGAGGACGAAGATCGCCAGGATCGGCCAGCTGCGCCCGAGGTAGATCGGGGTGCCGCGCAGGGAGCCCAGACGCCAGCCTGGCGCGGAACCGTCGTCGGCGTCGTCGTGCGGCGGGTGACCGGCGAGGTGAGACATGGTGGCGAGCCTACGGCGCGCAGGGGGTCTGTCGGGGGGAGGTCGTAGGGTCCGTCCCATGGTTGCCGCCCTGTCCCCCAGCCGCGCCTCGGACTTCATGCAGTGCCCGCTGCTCTATCGCTTCCGGGTGATCGACCGGTTGCCCGAGCCGCCGTCGGCCGCGGCGGCACGCGGGACGTTGGTGCACGCGGTGCTGGAGCGGGTCTTCGACGTGCCGGCGCCCGAGCGCACCCTGGAGCACGCCGCGACACTGGTGGCGCCGCAGTGGGAGGCGCTGCTCGCGGAGCGACCCGAGCTGGCCGAGCTGGTGGGCGACGGTGCGGAGGCGGTGGAGCTGACCCGCTGGCTGGCCGACGCGACCCGCCTGGTGGAGCGGTGGTTCACGCTGGAGGACCCGAGCGACCTGGAGCCGGCCGAGCGTGAGCTGTACGTCGAGTGCGACGCCGACGGGCTGCTGCTGCGGGGCTACGTCGACCGGCTCGACGTGGCGCCCAACGGGATGGTGCGGGTCGTGGACTACAAGACGGGCAAGAGCCCCTCGGAGCTGTTCGAGGGCAAGGCGTTGTTCCAGATGAAGTTCTACGCCCTGGTGCTGTGGCGCACCCGGGGCGTGGTGCCCGCGCTGCTGCAGCTGGTCTACCTCGGGGATGGGACGATCTTGCGGTACCAGCCCGACGAGGCCGACCTGCGTGCGACCGAGCGCAAGCTCAAGGCGCTGTGGGAGGCCATCGTGCGGGCGGCCGAGACCGGCGACTGGCGGCCCAACCGGTCGCGGCTGTGCGACTGGTGCGCCCACCAGGCGATCTGCCCCGCCTGGGGCGGCACTCCCCCGCCGGTGCCCGAGGGGGCCGTGGAGCGTGCTCTGAACCCGTCCGCCTCGGCCCCGGTCGCCCGGGACGTGGCCGACGAGGACGACCCCCTGGAGGAGTGACCGCGCAGCGAGGGCTCGGCTCCGGCCCGGGGCGCGGGGCGGAGCCGCGGCTCGCGGAGGCACGGACGCTCTGGTGCCCTGCCGGGCCTGCGGACGGAGGGCGTCGTCGGGTGGCGGTGGTCCTGCAGACGCGGCCGGGCCTGCCGGGTGCGTCTGAGGGGACGTCCCCGCGCTCGTGGCCCACGGCCTCGTGGGGCCCGGGGGCGCCCTCGTTCGGCGTCCCGCCGCGCCTCTTCGGGGCCAGGCCGGCCCCGAAGAGTACGTTTTGGGGTCTCTTCGAACGTGCCACGGGACCAGGCCGGCCCCGAACGAACCGTCGCACGAGGCGAACCGTCGGCGAGCCGGCCCTCTCACCGAGGCCAGCATGCGGGTCGACCGGCTACCGCAGCTGGGCATCCGGCTGCTGGGTGACCGCGTGCTGCAGCACCCCGCCCTGGAGACGACCCATGCGTTGACCCAGCCCGTATGGAGGCACGTCGAGTGCCTCGCCCTGGCCGAGCTCCACGGGGACGCTCTCCTCGCCCGCGGCCGGCATCACCGCCCACTCACCCGTCCCCGTGAGGTGGCTGGAGGCGCTGGAGCGACCCCCGCAGGGTCGCGCTCCACGACCCGGGACGTCAGCGGAAGAGCTGCCAGAGCGCCGCGACCGACTGCCCCTGCATGGTGGGCACGAGGCGCAGGCCCTCCTGCTCGGGGATCGGCACGATGTGCGGGATCCCGATGGTCGGCACGCCCGCCGCGAGCGCGGAGGCGATGCCGGTGTTGGAGTCCTCGATCGCCAGGCACTGCGCCGGATCGACGCCCAGGTGCTCGGCGGCGGTGAGGTAGGCCTCGGGGTGCGGCTTGCCCTCGACGACCATGTCGCCGGTGACGACCACGTCGAAGGTCCCCTCGGGCAGCGCGGCGACGAGCTCGGCGGCGAAGGCCTCGTAGGACATGGTCACGAGTGCCCGCGGCACGCCGAGCTCGCGGGTCTGCAGGAGCAGCTCCTGGGCGCCGGGCCGCCAGGGCACGTGCTCGCGGAACCGGCGGATGACCCCGCCCATGAGGTGCTGGACGATCTCGTCGCGCGCCATGGTGACGGGGCTGTGGGCGCGGATGAAGTCGGCGGACCAGGTGAGGGCCTGACCGACGAGCTGGTGGGCGAGGTCGTCGTCCCAGGTGCCGCCGTAGGACTCGACGAGGGCGGTCTCCTCGATGATCCAGTAGGGCTCGGAGTCGACGAGGGTGCCGTCCATGTCGAAGAGCACGGCGGCGGGCAGGTCCCGCCGGGCGGCGGCGTGGTCGCGGTCGGTCATGTCAGGCCTTGAAGTAGGTGGCGTCGGGGTGGTGGGCGACGAGCGCGTCGGTGGACTGCTCGGGGTGCAGCTGGAGCTCCTCGGAGAGGGTGACGCCGATCCGCTCGGGCTGCAGGAGCCGGACCAGGGTGGCGCGGTCCTCCAGGTCGGGGCAGGCCGGGTAGCCGAAGGAGTAGCGCTCGCCGACATACCGCTGCTTGAGGATGTCCTCGACGTCGGTGGCGTCGGCGCCGTCGATGCCGAGCTCGGCGCGGACCCGGGCGTGCCACAGCTCGGCGAGGGCCTCGGTCAGCTGCACGGACAGTCCGTGCAGCTCGAGGTAGTCGCGGTAGGCGTCCTGCGCGAACAGCTCGGCGGTGGCCTGCGACACCCGGTCGCCCATCGTCACCAGCTGGAAGGTGATGACGTCGGGTCGCCCGTCGGCCTGGACCTGCTCGCGCGGGCGCCAGTAGTCCGCGAGGCACAGCCGCTTGTCGCGTCCCTGGCGCGGGAAGGTGAACCGGGCGATCTCCTCGCCGAGGGCGATGGTGCCGTCGGGGCCGGTGGTGTGGTCGAGGACGACCAGGTCGTTGCCCTCGGACCAGCAGGGGAAGTAGCCGTAGACGACGGCCGGTTGCAGCAGGTCGTCGGTCTTGATCCGGTCGAGCCACATCCGCAGCCGGGGTCGGCCCTCGGTGGCGACGAGCTCGTCGTAGGACGCCCCGTCCTCGCCGCGCGAGGGCTTCAGGCCCCACTGGCCGAGGAAGGTCGCCCGCTCGTCGAGGTAGCCCGCGATCTGGGCGAGCGGGACGCCCTTGACGACGCGGGTGCCCCAGAAGGGCGGCGTGGGCACGGGGACGTCGGCGGCGACGGCGTCGGAGCGGCGGGTGTCGACCTCGGTGGTGCCCTCGGCGTCGTCGTCGGTATGCCGCGCCGCTACGCGGCGGGGACGCAGCGGGGGCAGCGCGTCGGCCAGCGCCACGGCGGGGTCGGCCTTGGCCCGGGCGACGGCGTCCATGAGGCGCAGTCCCTCGAAGGCGTCCCGGGCGTACCGCACCTGTCCGGCATACATCTCGGCGAGGTCCTGCTCGACGTAAGCGCGGGTGAGGGCGGCGCCGCCGAGCAGGACGGGGTAGCGCTCGGCCAGGCCGCGGTCGTTGAGCTCCAGGAGGTTGTCGCGCATGATCACGGTCGACTTCACGAGCAGCCCGCTCATCCCGATGGCGTCGACCTGGTGGTGCTCGGCCTGCTCGATGATCTCGTTGACGGGGATCTTGATCCCGATGTTGACGACGTCGTAGCCGTTGTTGGACAGGATGATGTCGACGAGGTTCTTGCCGATGTCGTGGACGTCGCCCTTGACGGTGGCGAGCAGGACCCGGGCCTTGGCCTCCCGCTTCGCGCCGCCGGCCGCGGCCTCGATGTGCGGCTCGAGGTGGGCGACGGCGGTCTTCATGGTCTCGGCGGACTGCAGCACGAAGGGCAGCTGCATCCTGCCGGAGCCGAAGAGCTCGCCGACGGTCTTCATCCCCTCCAGGAGCATGTCGTTGATGACGGCGAGGGGGGCGTGCCCGGCGGCGAGGGCCTGGTCCAGGTCGTCCTCGAGCCCGTTGCGCTCGCCGTCGACGATGCGCTGGGCGAGGCGCTGCTCCAGCGGCAACGAGGCGAGCGCGGAGGCTCGCTCGGCCTTCAGGGAGGTGGAGTCGACGCCCTCGAAGAGCTCGAGCATCCGGGCGAGCGGGTCGTAGGTGCACTCGGAGGCGCCGGGCTCCCCCGCCCACTCGCGGCGGTCGTGGACCAGGTCCAGGGCGACCTGGAGCTGCTCGGCGGGGATCCGGGAGATGGGCAGGATCTTGGCGGAGTTGACGATGGCGGAGGTGAGGCCGGCCTTGACGCACTCGTCGAGGAAGACCGAGTTGAGGACCACGCGGGCGGCGGGCTTGAGCCCGAAGGACACGTTGGACACACCGAGGGTGGTCTGCACGCCGGGATAGCGGGTGGTCAGCTCCCGGATCGCCTCGATCGTCTCGACGGCGTCGCGGCGGGTCTCCTCCTGCCCGGTGGCGACGGGGAAGGTCAGGCAGTCCACGACGATGTCCTCGACGTGCATGCCATGGTCGCGGGTGAGCGTGTCGATCAGGCGGCTGCCGACCGCGACCTTGTGCTCGCGGGTGCGGGCCTGGCCCTGCTCGTCGATGGTCAGGGCGACCACGGCGGCGCCGTGCTCGCGGGCCAGGCGGGTCATCCGGTCCCAGCGGGAGCCGGGGCCGTCGCCGTCCTCGAAGTTGACCGAGTTGATGACCGCGCGGCCGCCGAGGCGCTCCAGCCCGGCCTCGACCACGGCGGGCTCGGTGGAGTCCAGGACGAGCGGCAGCGTGGACGCGGTGGCCAGCCGGGAGACCACCTCGGCCATGTCGGCGGCGCCGTCGCGCCCGACGTAGTCCACGCAGACGTCCAGCAGGTGCGCGCCGTCGCGCGTCTGCTCGCGGGCGATCTCCACGCAGTCGTCCCACCGCTCGGCGAGCATCGCCTCGCGGAAGGCCTTGGAGCCGTTGGCGTTGGTGCGCTCCCCGATGGACAGGAAGGACGTGTCCTGGCGGAAGGGCACGGGGGCGTAGAGCGAGGCGACGCCCGGCTCGGGCCGCGGGGTGCGCGCGGTGACCGGGGCACCGCCCACGGCGGCCGCGATGGCGCGCAGGTGCTCGGGGGTGGTCCCGCAGCAGCCGCCGACGAGGTTGACGCCATACGTCCCGACGAAGCCGCGGTGAGCGGCGGCCAGCTCGTCCGGGCCGAGGGGATAGACCGCGCCGTCCTTGCCGAGCTGCGGCAGCCCGGCGTTGGGCATCACCGTGATCGGGATCCGCGACTGCTGCGCCAGCACCCGCAGGTGCTCGCTCATCTCGGCCGGACCGGTGGCGCAGTTCAGCCCGATCCCGTCGATGCCCAGCGCCTCGAGCGCCACCAGCGCGGCGCCGATCTCCGAGCCGAGCAGCATGGTGCCGGTGGTCTCCACGGTGACCGACACCAGGACGGGCAGAGTCTCCCCTGCCGCCGCCAGGGCGCGCCGGGCCCCCACGACCGCGGCCTTGGCCTGCAGCAGGTCCTGCACGGTCTCCACGAGCAGCACGTCGGCGCCGCCGTCGACCAGCCCCCGCGCGCACTCCTGGTAGGCGTCGCGCAGGGTCGCGTAGGCCACGTGCCCCAGG
Encoded here:
- a CDS encoding HAD family hydrolase: MTDRDHAAARRDLPAAVLFDMDGTLVDSEPYWIIEETALVESYGGTWDDDLAHQLVGQALTWSADFIRAHSPVTMARDEIVQHLMGGVIRRFREHVPWRPGAQELLLQTRELGVPRALVTMSYEAFAAELVAALPEGTFDVVVTGDMVVEGKPHPEAYLTAAEHLGVDPAQCLAIEDSNTGIASALAAGVPTIGIPHIVPIPEQEGLRLVPTMQGQSVAALWQLFR
- the metH gene encoding methionine synthase, with the translated sequence MSARSDLFRTLWTRQVLVADGAMGTMLQAADPSLEDFQGYEGCNEILNVTRPEVVRSVHEAYLEAGSDCVETNTFGANWANLGEYDIVERVYELARAGAQIAREAAEEWTARTPDRPRFVIGSMGPGTKLPSLGHVAYATLRDAYQECARGLVDGGADVLLVETVQDLLQAKAAVVGARRALAAAGETLPVLVSVTVETTGTMLLGSEIGAALVALEALGIDGIGLNCATGPAEMSEHLRVLAQQSRIPITVMPNAGLPQLGKDGAVYPLGPDELAAAHRGFVGTYGVNLVGGCCGTTPEHLRAIAAAVGGAPVTARTPRPEPGVASLYAPVPFRQDTSFLSIGERTNANGSKAFREAMLAERWDDCVEIAREQTRDGAHLLDVCVDYVGRDGAADMAEVVSRLATASTLPLVLDSTEPAVVEAGLERLGGRAVINSVNFEDGDGPGSRWDRMTRLAREHGAAVVALTIDEQGQARTREHKVAVGSRLIDTLTRDHGMHVEDIVVDCLTFPVATGQEETRRDAVETIEAIRELTTRYPGVQTTLGVSNVSFGLKPAARVVLNSVFLDECVKAGLTSAIVNSAKILPISRIPAEQLQVALDLVHDRREWAGEPGASECTYDPLARMLELFEGVDSTSLKAERASALASLPLEQRLAQRIVDGERNGLEDDLDQALAAGHAPLAVINDMLLEGMKTVGELFGSGRMQLPFVLQSAETMKTAVAHLEPHIEAAAGGAKREAKARVLLATVKGDVHDIGKNLVDIILSNNGYDVVNIGIKIPVNEIIEQAEHHQVDAIGMSGLLVKSTVIMRDNLLELNDRGLAERYPVLLGGAALTRAYVEQDLAEMYAGQVRYARDAFEGLRLMDAVARAKADPAVALADALPPLRPRRVAARHTDDDAEGTTEVDTRRSDAVAADVPVPTPPFWGTRVVKGVPLAQIAGYLDERATFLGQWGLKPSRGEDGASYDELVATEGRPRLRMWLDRIKTDDLLQPAVVYGYFPCWSEGNDLVVLDHTTGPDGTIALGEEIARFTFPRQGRDKRLCLADYWRPREQVQADGRPDVITFQLVTMGDRVSQATAELFAQDAYRDYLELHGLSVQLTEALAELWHARVRAELGIDGADATDVEDILKQRYVGERYSFGYPACPDLEDRATLVRLLQPERIGVTLSEELQLHPEQSTDALVAHHPDATYFKA
- a CDS encoding M50 family metallopeptidase produces the protein MSHLAGHPPHDDADDGSAPGWRLGSLRGTPIYLGRSWPILAIFVLATWGPRYPELGAGSYLLALAYALMLLVSVLAHEAGHALTAQAFGHRVHAIVADLMGGHTTYQAEANTPARSALVALAGPFANLLLAVVAWWLMGVLDPGVLRLLVGSVFYANAFVAIFNLLPGLPLDGGFVLDALVWRITGNRTTGLRVAGWCGRVLAVASLAWFLVVPLLDGQDLDLVGVLWSALLGGFLWQGASSAIHAAGVRGLVDRVSLDALAHPAALLPADAPVSEAIAAFAQGAQAVALHDATGTPVAVVDPRTLPGVPPDRHAVTPLTAVAAIQPSGWVMEHRPGVGATEVLEQMARTGAAVVLLRGPGGRLALLDAHEIEQAATA
- a CDS encoding RecB family exonuclease, which translates into the protein MVAALSPSRASDFMQCPLLYRFRVIDRLPEPPSAAAARGTLVHAVLERVFDVPAPERTLEHAATLVAPQWEALLAERPELAELVGDGAEAVELTRWLADATRLVERWFTLEDPSDLEPAERELYVECDADGLLLRGYVDRLDVAPNGMVRVVDYKTGKSPSELFEGKALFQMKFYALVLWRTRGVVPALLQLVYLGDGTILRYQPDEADLRATERKLKALWEAIVRAAETGDWRPNRSRLCDWCAHQAICPAWGGTPPPVPEGAVERALNPSASAPVARDVADEDDPLEE